From one Bacteriovorax sp. BAL6_X genomic stretch:
- a CDS encoding N-acetyltransferase produces the protein MDHYEYKEYSQISDEVFEIVSQTNSQIFSTPYCIDRMYSKTKDCSKFLAQFYFDGSLPIAFKVGYDCGDYFYSWVGGVVPFYRGQKLATKLMERQHAWAKEQGFFKVRTHTDARYPEMIELNEKFGFRLIDTRIKENQIKQLILERSL, from the coding sequence ATGGATCATTACGAGTATAAAGAATATTCACAAATCTCAGATGAGGTCTTTGAGATCGTTTCACAGACGAATTCGCAGATCTTTAGTACGCCGTATTGTATTGATAGAATGTACTCAAAAACAAAAGACTGCTCTAAATTCCTTGCCCAATTTTATTTTGATGGAAGCCTGCCTATTGCTTTTAAAGTTGGCTATGATTGTGGAGACTACTTCTACAGCTGGGTCGGAGGTGTTGTCCCATTTTATCGTGGCCAGAAATTGGCGACAAAACTGATGGAAAGACAACATGCGTGGGCCAAGGAGCAAGGTTTTTTTAAGGTTCGAACCCATACAGATGCTCGTTATCCAGAAATGATTGAACTCAATGAAAAGTTTGGTTTTAGATTAATAGATACGAGAATCAAGGAAAATCAAATAAAACAGCTAATTCTAGAAAGAAGCTTATAG
- a CDS encoding cupin domain-containing protein: MPKAEKISILDKINSTIFFPNRKPDTPPEEMNETFCTLSEYRNGGIYAGQYAGNSEWERHPHGDEIVMVVDGMANLILLIDGHEKRIELNSLEFAVVPENIWHRFEVPEGVKIMVVTPQPTDHQIEKPIS, encoded by the coding sequence GTGCCAAAAGCAGAAAAAATTTCAATTTTAGATAAAATAAATTCCACTATTTTTTTTCCAAACAGAAAACCAGATACTCCACCTGAAGAAATGAACGAAACTTTTTGTACACTATCTGAATACAGAAATGGTGGTATCTATGCCGGCCAATATGCCGGTAACTCGGAATGGGAAAGACACCCTCACGGCGATGAAATCGTTATGGTCGTTGATGGAATGGCAAACTTAATTCTACTTATAGATGGGCACGAAAAAAGAATTGAACTTAACAGTTTAGAGTTTGCAGTTGTTCCCGAAAATATCTGGCACCGTTTTGAAGTCCCTGAAGGTGTAAAGATTATGGTGGTAACTCCACAACCAACTGATCATCAAATAGAGAAACCAATTTCTTAA
- a CDS encoding N-acetyltransferase produces MELRKPKLSEVEQLFQIELENYGADESTEMETFQALVEFPEDYPGYQLITLVDEDVLGFYCTIEEDDYVELVDIAVKKDYQGRGLGLKLLEHCVSAQGMMTIGLTVREDNRSAIALYKKLGFHQVEVVEDYYDDCNGLRFERSIL; encoded by the coding sequence ATGGAATTAAGAAAACCTAAGTTGTCAGAAGTTGAGCAGCTATTTCAAATCGAGTTGGAAAACTACGGGGCAGACGAATCAACAGAGATGGAAACTTTTCAAGCATTAGTAGAATTCCCTGAGGATTATCCAGGCTATCAACTTATAACTTTAGTTGATGAAGATGTCTTAGGCTTTTATTGTACTATTGAAGAAGATGATTATGTTGAGCTCGTTGATATTGCAGTTAAGAAAGATTATCAAGGTAGAGGACTAGGTTTAAAACTACTTGAACACTGTGTTAGTGCGCAAGGTATGATGACAATTGGACTGACTGTTAGAGAGGATAATCGTAGTGCTATCGCCCTCTATAAAAAGTTGGGTTTTCATCAAGTCGAAGTTGTTGAAGACTATTACGATGATTGTAATGGATTGCGATTTGAAAGATCGATTTTATAA
- a CDS encoding LysR family transcriptional regulator, with protein sequence MVNSQWLQTFTTLVEQGHFTKTAHKLNMTQPGVSQHLQKLEESIGYKLLNKVGKGLELTREGQILYDYALEKIELEAGMFDRLDSEDEYSGSIKIACSGSLAMLIYPLFLERQIKYPNLKISVEAVPNYLVKSKVMNNEVDIGISTSAFNSHLLEERKIGAEELCIVYPKGLRLTHSSLYDSLAKLGFIDHPDGKFYLERFLNENLDVTGNIKEIQSVTYINQINQILIPVSMGLGFTVMPRKYVESISLRSKVSIFTSKKPIYDPYFLIHKKNKVFGKRYNWFMDQIINIVSK encoded by the coding sequence ATGGTTAATAGTCAGTGGTTACAGACATTTACGACCCTAGTTGAACAAGGTCATTTTACTAAGACTGCACATAAGTTGAACATGACTCAGCCAGGGGTCAGTCAGCATCTACAAAAGCTTGAAGAGTCCATTGGATATAAGCTATTAAATAAAGTAGGTAAGGGCCTTGAGCTTACTCGTGAAGGCCAGATTTTATACGACTATGCTTTGGAGAAGATCGAACTTGAAGCGGGAATGTTTGATAGGCTAGACTCTGAAGACGAATATTCTGGAAGTATTAAAATTGCATGTTCAGGATCATTGGCCATGTTGATCTATCCATTATTCTTAGAACGACAAATCAAATATCCAAATTTAAAAATTAGTGTTGAGGCCGTCCCAAATTATTTGGTAAAAAGTAAAGTGATGAATAATGAAGTTGATATTGGAATATCGACATCTGCATTCAATTCACATTTACTTGAAGAAAGAAAAATCGGTGCAGAAGAGTTGTGCATAGTTTATCCAAAAGGATTACGTCTTACACATAGTTCTTTATATGATTCTTTAGCGAAACTGGGCTTCATTGATCATCCTGATGGTAAGTTTTATTTGGAGAGATTTTTAAATGAAAACTTGGATGTTACAGGTAATATTAAAGAGATTCAATCAGTTACTTATATTAATCAAATAAATCAAATACTCATTCCTGTATCGATGGGTCTTGGTTTTACTGTTATGCCTAGAAAGTATGTTGAGTCCATATCTTTACGTTCAAAGGTTTCAATCTTTACAAGCAAGAAGCCTATCTACGACCCTTATTTTCTTATTCATAAGAAGAATAAAGTCTTTGGTAAGAGATACAATTGGTTTATGGATCAGATTATTAATATTGTTTCAAAGTAG
- a CDS encoding DUF1254 domain-containing protein — protein MSQPQETKVHKLIYGVLGVIILGLVIVYFQDTNKNKVSTISTLNSRIDKIKETDINRNYEISDEEAQRIATEAYIYLYPLITMDLTRRQQTLSPKGSRPGAGPINNFHHMREYPDSSFRDVVRPNFDTLYSIAWLDLTAGPVKISIPSSEGRFFLMPFYDMFTDSYAVLGSRTTGHEKQDVFVVGPNFNGEVPEGYTLVKSPTFMTWVIGRTQTNGAKDYKAVRSFQNGMKITSVLSEDHLTIEQLSQKLKFPDVDIERSPLKIVNEMDSITYFKYGMDLLKLHAPHLTDTDIILRMKRIGLNINEKLNIDNLPSNIQSALSSSREVAQAFMKEAKPKLANIVNGWQMNTTSMGTYGNFYLKRALVCFIGLGALPAQDAIYPLNFMDSNGDILQASNDYIIKFEKGELPPAKAFWSITMYDEEGFAVDNELDRYVIGSRDDLKFNEDGSLNIYIQAERPSEDKVGNWLPSAKKGVMGVTLRLYNPEVSALDGKWSPPKVIKSVSRNLASE, from the coding sequence ATGAGTCAACCACAAGAGACTAAAGTTCATAAATTAATCTATGGTGTTTTAGGTGTAATTATTCTTGGCCTTGTTATAGTATATTTTCAAGATACAAATAAAAATAAAGTGTCTACTATATCAACTTTGAATAGTCGTATTGATAAAATTAAAGAAACAGACATTAATCGAAATTATGAAATCAGTGATGAAGAGGCACAGAGAATTGCGACCGAGGCCTATATATATCTCTATCCATTGATCACAATGGATTTAACTAGAAGGCAGCAGACATTATCTCCAAAAGGGTCTCGACCTGGAGCAGGCCCTATTAATAACTTTCATCATATGAGAGAATACCCTGATTCTAGTTTTAGAGATGTAGTAAGACCTAATTTTGATACACTTTATTCTATCGCCTGGCTTGATTTAACAGCTGGGCCAGTTAAGATTTCGATACCCAGTTCAGAAGGTCGGTTTTTCTTGATGCCATTTTACGATATGTTTACAGATTCATACGCGGTGTTAGGAAGCCGTACAACGGGACATGAAAAACAAGATGTATTTGTTGTGGGCCCTAATTTTAACGGTGAGGTACCTGAGGGGTATACGCTAGTTAAGTCTCCAACTTTTATGACTTGGGTTATAGGTAGAACACAAACTAATGGAGCAAAGGATTATAAAGCTGTCCGTAGTTTTCAAAATGGTATGAAGATAACGAGTGTGTTGAGTGAGGATCATTTAACAATTGAGCAACTATCTCAAAAACTAAAATTTCCAGATGTTGATATTGAACGATCACCACTTAAAATTGTAAATGAAATGGATTCAATTACATACTTTAAGTATGGCATGGACCTTTTGAAACTACATGCTCCTCATTTAACTGATACTGATATCATTTTGAGAATGAAAAGAATCGGATTAAATATTAATGAAAAATTAAATATTGATAATCTCCCGTCAAACATACAGTCTGCTTTATCTAGCTCACGCGAAGTTGCACAAGCTTTTATGAAGGAGGCAAAGCCTAAACTTGCAAATATTGTAAATGGCTGGCAGATGAATACAACAAGCATGGGGACTTACGGTAACTTTTATTTAAAACGTGCTCTAGTTTGTTTTATTGGCCTAGGGGCATTACCTGCTCAAGATGCAATCTATCCACTCAATTTTATGGACTCTAACGGTGATATTTTGCAAGCTAGCAACGATTATATAATAAAATTTGAAAAAGGAGAGTTACCACCGGCCAAGGCGTTTTGGTCAATTACAATGTACGATGAAGAGGGCTTTGCTGTTGATAATGAACTTGACCGATACGTGATTGGCTCTCGTGATGATTTGAAATTTAATGAAGATGGTTCTTTAAATATTTACATTCAAGCGGAGAGACCAAGTGAAGATAAGGTTGGAAATTGGCTTCCATCTGCAAAGAAAGGTGTTATGGGTGTTACACTACGCTTGTATAACCCTGAGGTTTCTGCTTTAGATGGAAAATGGTCACCGCCTAAAGTCATTAAGTCAGTTTCTAGAAATCTTGCATCTGAATGA
- a CDS encoding lactoylglutathione lyase family protein, protein MTNKTYPRTFSHIGISVPDLEKAVEFYTEVLGWYLIMKPTVIKEEKSPIGEMCTDVFGSGWESFKIAHLSTGDRIGVEIFEFKNQENPEDNFEYWKTGVFHFCVQDPNLEELAEKIVVAGGKKRMEKPRYYYPGEKPYRMIYMEDPFGNILEIYSHSYELTYSDGAY, encoded by the coding sequence ATGACAAATAAAACTTACCCTAGAACATTTTCTCATATTGGAATATCGGTCCCAGACTTAGAGAAGGCAGTCGAATTCTACACAGAAGTCCTAGGTTGGTATTTAATTATGAAGCCAACAGTAATAAAAGAAGAAAAGTCTCCAATTGGAGAGATGTGTACCGATGTATTTGGTTCAGGATGGGAAAGCTTTAAAATTGCACACCTATCAACAGGTGACCGAATTGGTGTTGAAATCTTTGAATTTAAAAATCAAGAAAACCCAGAAGATAATTTTGAATACTGGAAAACAGGCGTCTTTCACTTTTGTGTACAAGATCCGAATCTTGAAGAGCTTGCAGAAAAAATCGTCGTAGCTGGCGGAAAGAAAAGAATGGAAAAACCACGTTACTATTATCCAGGAGAAAAGCCATACCGTATGATTTATATGGAAGACCCTTTTGGTAACATTCTAGAAATCTATAGTCATAGTTACGAATTAACTTACTCAGATGGTGCATACTAA
- a CDS encoding alpha/beta hydrolase: MNEKFLSIDKIILTQGQTTVNALLFRPPSTKLKDTGYAIFTHGYTSHKISIFSWAQKLCDDGVPTLIFDQPGHFTGSFHDVASFEDFKNDAPNLFIQALTKLKEAYPNQSNKVLVGGHSLGALTSLLAVQNGIFDGYETFHCGVGFGVPPEGVTHVFDTPFYQATVRARAELVSTHLAPDTMFPWIKEQKHNMSLSGHNIHLISGEDDVVVGKEGMENFAKLLEDLVNIVTIEKPKKLGHHLPDMAGSFIKKYAKKIGLI; encoded by the coding sequence ATGAATGAAAAGTTTTTAAGTATCGATAAAATTATTTTAACTCAAGGGCAAACAACAGTTAACGCCCTCCTCTTTAGACCACCAAGCACAAAGCTTAAAGATACGGGATACGCCATTTTTACTCATGGTTACACGTCTCACAAGATAAGTATCTTCTCTTGGGCACAGAAACTTTGTGATGATGGAGTCCCTACTTTAATTTTTGACCAACCAGGTCATTTTACCGGGTCATTTCATGATGTGGCATCTTTCGAAGACTTTAAAAATGATGCACCTAATTTGTTTATTCAGGCTCTAACTAAATTAAAAGAAGCTTACCCTAACCAAAGTAACAAAGTTTTAGTTGGTGGCCACTCTCTAGGGGCCCTCACTTCACTTCTTGCGGTTCAAAACGGAATCTTTGATGGTTATGAAACATTCCACTGCGGTGTTGGCTTCGGTGTTCCACCAGAAGGTGTCACACATGTCTTTGATACTCCATTTTATCAAGCAACAGTAAGAGCACGCGCAGAACTTGTCTCAACTCACCTAGCTCCTGATACAATGTTTCCATGGATCAAAGAGCAAAAGCACAATATGAGTTTAAGCGGTCACAACATTCACCTTATCTCAGGTGAAGATGATGTAGTTGTTGGAAAAGAAGGCATGGAAAACTTCGCAAAACTTTTAGAAGATCTTGTCAATATCGTAACGATAGAGAAACCAAAGAAGCTTGGCCACCACCTACCAGATATGGCCGGAAGTTTTATTAAAAAGTATGCGAAGAAGATAGGTCTAATCTAG
- a CDS encoding GrpB family protein, with protein sequence MSSFSIFEENGLGLLRDNRVRLVEHNPNWSKVFDVESKRILNALNLDSLKLYHCGSTAITGIVAKPILDIVGEVKNLDELDKKKNALVAIGYEYKGEYGIEGRRYSVLYNEDKTIGYSHLHIFKSGSSELFNHVLFKDYLQQNFDAALRYETVKKSLDVPRNEYSDAKTKNILELVEEAKSYFSKFVY encoded by the coding sequence ATGAGTTCATTTTCTATATTTGAAGAAAATGGATTAGGTCTACTTAGAGATAATAGAGTACGTTTAGTAGAACACAATCCAAACTGGTCAAAAGTCTTTGATGTTGAGTCTAAAAGAATTTTAAATGCTTTAAATCTTGATTCTCTTAAACTGTACCATTGTGGAAGTACGGCCATAACTGGAATTGTAGCGAAGCCAATTTTAGATATTGTTGGAGAGGTTAAAAATCTGGATGAATTAGATAAAAAGAAGAATGCACTTGTCGCTATTGGATATGAGTATAAAGGCGAGTATGGGATTGAGGGGCGAAGATACTCAGTTCTTTACAATGAGGATAAAACAATTGGATATTCTCACTTACATATTTTTAAGTCTGGCAGTAGTGAGCTTTTTAATCATGTCTTATTTAAAGATTATTTACAGCAGAACTTTGATGCTGCGCTTAGATATGAAACCGTTAAGAAGTCTCTTGATGTACCTCGAAATGAATACTCTGATGCAAAAACAAAAAATATTTTAGAATTAGTTGAAGAGGCAAAATCCTATTTTTCGAAATTCGTCTATTAA
- a CDS encoding tRNA-binding protein codes for MHLDFEPSAPSLEDIDFSKFLEVDMRIGEVVEVQDFPEAKKPSYKLKVDFGEGVGVKKSSAQITVHYNKEELIGKKVLAVVNFPPRQIGKFMSEVLVMGFSDSNNDIVLFNLDKDVPNGARLH; via the coding sequence ATGCATTTAGATTTTGAGCCGAGTGCTCCATCTCTTGAAGATATAGATTTTAGCAAATTTTTAGAAGTCGATATGAGAATCGGTGAAGTGGTCGAAGTTCAAGACTTTCCAGAGGCGAAAAAACCTAGCTATAAACTTAAGGTCGACTTTGGAGAAGGCGTAGGTGTGAAGAAATCTAGTGCTCAAATCACAGTTCATTATAATAAAGAAGAGCTTATCGGTAAGAAAGTCTTGGCAGTTGTTAACTTTCCTCCAAGACAAATAGGAAAGTTCATGTCTGAAGTTCTAGTTATGGGTTTCTCGGACTCAAATAACGATATTGTTTTGTTTAATCTTGATAAAGATGTACCAAATGGTGCACGCCTACATTAA
- a CDS encoding peroxiredoxin family protein: MKKITILSLFALSFSSFANSALQDRLDERRENANKKRTAEVTKVMDEALQHLKDSGIVEESIKKGTKVPSFNIGGKDISEYYKDGSIIISFYRGSWCPYCMIQLKEYQKYYREIQKKGAKLIVLAPDTKKEIAKTKRNHKLEFPIFSDVDNQIAKKFGLAFKLEERLKEVYAKFGIDIQKNQNSEKYELPLPGTYIVNKDGKIIYAFADADYTKRADPKDLLKYLK; this comes from the coding sequence GTGAAAAAAATTACAATATTAAGCTTATTCGCGCTGTCGTTCTCATCTTTTGCGAACAGCGCTCTTCAAGATCGACTTGATGAAAGAAGAGAGAATGCGAATAAGAAAAGAACTGCTGAAGTAACAAAGGTTATGGATGAAGCTCTTCAGCATCTTAAAGACTCAGGCATTGTAGAGGAGAGTATAAAGAAGGGAACTAAAGTCCCTAGTTTTAATATTGGTGGTAAGGATATTAGCGAATATTACAAGGATGGAAGTATTATTATAAGTTTCTACCGTGGAAGTTGGTGCCCTTACTGTATGATCCAATTAAAAGAGTATCAAAAATACTATCGTGAAATTCAAAAGAAAGGTGCAAAGCTCATCGTCCTTGCTCCTGATACTAAGAAAGAAATTGCAAAAACAAAAAGAAATCATAAATTAGAATTTCCTATTTTCTCGGATGTTGATAATCAAATTGCAAAAAAATTTGGACTCGCATTTAAGCTGGAGGAAAGACTAAAAGAAGTTTATGCGAAATTTGGTATCGATATTCAAAAAAATCAAAATAGTGAAAAATATGAGCTTCCTTTACCTGGAACTTATATCGTTAATAAAGATGGAAAGATTATCTATGCTTTTGCAGATGCTGATTATACGAAAAGGGCCGATCCTAAAGATTTACTAAAATATTTAAAATAG
- a CDS encoding DEAD/DEAH box helicase has product MTNNIPFKDFNLSPALLDSIEKCGFTTASAIQELTIDPILEGKDILALAETGSGKTASFAIPIIEHIIHDDLVKVDEVHYVVLSPTRELAQQTEKVFNDLGKDSGIKTVCVIGGESLERQKEQISKGAHIIVATPGRLVDLLKQKAVLIDRTYGIVFDEADRLFDMGFQKDVEYTLGQMPDDRQLIMVSATTNMAVLNTAYKFNSTPIELKLNEDNMVVDHIDHKLAMINANEKMGLLVSTIRNHEDAYALVFCNTKFQTHLVAEWLIAMNFKAKAISGGLSQSKRTKLIKDFRSKETTILVCTDVAARGLDIKDVNLVINYDLPQDAANYVHRIGRTGRAGSEGEAISFCSFDDCEYLDPIQEFIGDKIPKLEIAPEDISKQLSKKPFIDRKTFKVVDRATGKPLTQEEKDKRKKPQRKPKKKAQKRVDTNTVTEKSISKPVAKIEKKPSTPTFTIQTDSQESAKKAALAFFKIKHDSQLNLDESTLGRKKYFLFGKRLTKFTYSLRPTYKKIVMPFIIALIKKTGLKLFAKFSFNGKNIKVFFSGADEKMLTKDNNELLQALEHLTRLHLYNSVKVPREVRLNFKCKGLKNQEDSLIKMVERETAKVLDSREPVTLKALNASDRRLVHQHLDKHKEVKTVSIGEGRMKKIQITLA; this is encoded by the coding sequence ATGACAAATAATATACCATTTAAAGACTTTAATTTAAGCCCCGCACTTCTTGATTCCATTGAAAAATGTGGTTTCACAACAGCAAGCGCCATCCAAGAACTAACAATAGATCCAATTCTAGAAGGTAAAGATATCCTTGCCCTAGCAGAAACAGGATCTGGAAAGACTGCGTCATTTGCCATCCCAATCATCGAGCATATCATCCATGATGATCTTGTTAAAGTTGATGAGGTTCACTACGTTGTCCTATCTCCCACAAGAGAGTTGGCCCAACAAACAGAAAAGGTCTTCAATGATCTTGGTAAAGACTCAGGAATAAAAACAGTTTGCGTTATCGGTGGTGAAAGCCTCGAAAGGCAAAAAGAACAAATAAGTAAAGGCGCACATATCATTGTTGCAACTCCTGGGCGCTTAGTAGATCTACTTAAGCAAAAGGCCGTCCTTATTGATCGTACTTATGGAATCGTGTTTGATGAAGCAGACCGATTATTTGATATGGGCTTCCAAAAAGATGTCGAATACACTCTTGGCCAAATGCCAGATGACAGACAATTAATCATGGTTTCAGCTACGACTAATATGGCAGTTTTAAATACGGCCTATAAGTTCAATTCAACCCCAATCGAACTTAAGTTGAACGAAGATAATATGGTTGTTGATCATATCGATCATAAACTAGCGATGATTAATGCAAACGAAAAAATGGGCCTTCTCGTAAGTACCATCCGAAATCATGAAGATGCATACGCTCTAGTCTTCTGTAATACAAAATTTCAAACGCACTTAGTTGCTGAATGGCTGATCGCAATGAACTTCAAAGCGAAAGCAATCTCAGGTGGCCTCTCTCAGAGTAAGAGAACCAAATTAATTAAAGATTTTAGATCTAAAGAGACGACAATCCTTGTCTGTACGGATGTTGCGGCACGAGGTCTCGATATTAAAGATGTTAATCTTGTTATCAACTATGATCTTCCACAAGATGCTGCTAACTATGTTCACCGAATAGGTCGAACAGGGCGAGCAGGCTCAGAAGGTGAAGCAATAAGTTTTTGTTCATTTGATGACTGTGAATACTTAGACCCAATCCAAGAATTTATTGGTGATAAAATTCCAAAATTAGAAATTGCTCCAGAAGATATTTCAAAGCAACTATCAAAGAAGCCATTCATTGATCGCAAAACTTTTAAAGTAGTCGATCGAGCGACAGGTAAGCCTCTAACTCAAGAGGAAAAAGATAAGCGTAAGAAACCTCAGAGGAAACCTAAGAAGAAAGCTCAAAAAAGAGTAGATACAAATACTGTAACTGAAAAATCGATAAGCAAACCAGTTGCAAAAATTGAAAAGAAACCAAGTACACCAACCTTTACGATTCAAACAGATTCTCAAGAAAGTGCTAAAAAAGCCGCTCTTGCATTCTTTAAAATAAAGCATGATTCTCAACTAAACCTTGATGAATCGACTCTGGGACGTAAGAAGTACTTCCTATTTGGCAAGAGGCTTACTAAGTTCACTTATAGTCTTCGACCAACTTATAAAAAGATCGTGATGCCATTTATTATCGCTCTTATTAAAAAGACAGGCTTGAAGCTATTTGCCAAGTTCTCGTTCAATGGAAAGAATATTAAAGTCTTCTTTTCGGGAGCAGATGAGAAAATGTTAACTAAAGACAATAATGAACTTCTTCAAGCGCTTGAGCACCTAACAAGGCTGCACCTATACAACAGTGTTAAAGTTCCTAGAGAAGTTAGACTAAATTTCAAGTGTAAGGGCCTTAAGAACCAAGAAGACTCTCTTATTAAAATGGTAGAACGTGAGACTGCAAAAGTTCTAGACTCTCGCGAGCCGGTGACACTAAAAGCACTAAATGCTTCTGATCGTAGGCTTGTTCATCAACATCTTGATAAGCACAAAGAAGTTAAAACAGTCTCAATCGGTGAAGGCCGAATGAAGAAAATCCAAATTACATTAGCATAA
- a CDS encoding lipoate--protein ligase, with amino-acid sequence MSKKVKIFVAEQYDPYFNLATENWIFNDMDTDSHVLFLWQNDETVVIGKHQNPWTECITSKMEEDGVKLARRQSGGGAVFHDLGNTNFTFMSSKDSYDKDANNKIITNALKAFGVDAFANGRNDIEVKIENEEGSRKISGSAFKVKRDRSFHHGTLLINADLSKLANYLNPNKKKLESKGIKSARARVINLAEINSKITHETLSGAIIEEFCRFYDAQAQVEVLNYDFLKSVPKVNEYYDELKDWNWLYGKTPKFNHQFEERFTWGGVEVHINSNKGIMEEVTIFSDCLHPPLIESFAETLKGVQYDAKAVEETLTKLKDEFQDHHGEVDDFTQWLISNIR; translated from the coding sequence ATGAGTAAGAAAGTAAAAATTTTTGTAGCTGAGCAGTACGATCCATATTTTAACCTCGCCACAGAGAATTGGATTTTTAATGATATGGACACAGATTCACATGTTCTCTTTCTTTGGCAAAATGATGAAACTGTTGTCATTGGAAAGCACCAAAACCCATGGACAGAATGTATCACAAGCAAGATGGAAGAAGACGGAGTGAAACTTGCCAGGCGTCAAAGTGGCGGTGGAGCCGTTTTCCATGACTTGGGAAATACCAATTTTACTTTTATGTCTTCAAAAGATTCATATGACAAAGACGCAAATAATAAGATCATCACAAATGCTTTAAAAGCGTTTGGTGTTGATGCCTTTGCTAATGGAAGAAATGATATTGAAGTAAAAATAGAGAATGAAGAAGGATCAAGAAAGATTTCTGGTTCGGCCTTTAAAGTGAAAAGAGACCGAAGTTTTCATCACGGAACGCTACTTATAAATGCAGATCTTAGTAAGCTTGCAAACTACTTAAACCCTAATAAGAAGAAATTAGAATCAAAGGGGATTAAGTCAGCACGCGCTCGTGTAATCAATCTTGCTGAAATTAATTCTAAAATCACTCATGAGACTCTCTCAGGTGCGATTATTGAAGAATTCTGTCGTTTCTATGATGCACAAGCGCAAGTCGAGGTTTTAAATTACGACTTCCTAAAGTCTGTTCCTAAAGTTAATGAATACTATGATGAATTAAAAGACTGGAATTGGCTCTACGGAAAGACGCCGAAATTTAATCATCAATTTGAAGAGCGCTTTACTTGGGGAGGAGTTGAAGTTCATATCAATTCTAATAAAGGGATAATGGAAGAGGTGACAATCTTTAGTGACTGCCTTCATCCGCCTTTAATCGAATCTTTTGCGGAAACTTTAAAAGGTGTTCAATATGACGCTAAGGCCGTGGAAGAAACTCTTACTAAGTTGAAGGATGAATTTCAAGATCATCACGGTGAAGTGGATGACTTCACACAGTGGCTAATTTCAAATATTCGATAA